Genomic segment of Streptomyces alboniger:
ACTCCGAGACCGTGGCCCGCTGGGTCGCGCTCGCCTGCGCCTCGCTGCCCGAGGCGTACGTCCCTCTGCTCACGTTCACCACCTGGACCACCGCCCCGCACCAGTCCCCGCAGCAGATCATCGGGATCGGCCCGGAGACGGAGTTCGACCGGACCGACCCCGCCACGGTCACGTACCTGTACCGCGTGCACGACGGCACGGGCGGCCCCCAGAGCCCGCCCCCCGACCGCGACCCCTGGGCCCGGTTCACCGCCGAGCGCTGGATCTCCGGGAACCCGCCGCGGCCCGGCCCCGGGGCCATGCCGCGGCCCGAGGACGCCTTCGCGCTGCTCCCGCTCATCGCCAGAGGCGGCGGCAGCGGGAGTGACGGCGGCGACGGGAGCGGGGGCGGCGACGGGAGTGAGGGCGGTGGCGCGGGCCTCACGAGAGCCCCCTCGGGCGCCGACCTCGCCGGGCTCGGCGAAGACTCCCTCCGCGCGGTCTTCGATGACCTCGCCGGGTCCGTGGCGCGGGGCGAGACCGACTCCCGCACGCTCGGCGAACTCGACCGGCTCTGCCGAGGGCTCGACGACGACCGGGCCCGCGCGGCCCGGCCGCTGGCCCTCGCTCTCGTCAAACACCATCTCGACGCGCCCCGCGCCCGTGACATCCTGCCCGATCTCACCGCCTTCGAAGGGCTGCCGCTCGGCCAGGAGGCCTGGCGGCAGCTGCGCGAGGAGTACGGCGACCGCGCCGACGACGCGCTGCGCCGCAGACTCTCCGACCCCCTCCACACCTGGACGGAGCCGCTGAGGCTCGCCCTCGCCGTGGGCACCGACGGCGGACCGGGGCTCGACGAGGCCATGAACCGGCTCGCGGGAGCACTGCTGCGCCCCGACCGGGGCGAGTGCGCCCACGCGGTCCGCGTCCTCGACGAGGTCGGACACCTCCCCCTCACCCGCCGGGTGCTGCGCCTGCTCATCAAGGACTTCACCGAGCGCAAGCTCGACCGTCTGCGGGAGCTGGCCCGCTCCCCGCACGGCGACTGGCTGCGGCGGCACATCGAGGAGGCGCCGCTCACCGTCCGGCTCGCCGCCGCCGCCGCGCAGTGGCACGGCCCCCCGGACCACCTGCGCGGCGCCGAACTGTTCAAGCGGCTCACCGAACTCCTTCCCACACGGAAGGTCGAGGACAAGACCACTCTGGGCCTGCTGTGGCACATCGTGTGGCGCGCCAACCCGCCGGACCGCGCCGAGCAGCCCTGGATCGCCCGCACCTGCACGCCCCGCCTGATCGTCGAGGCGGACCTCGGCCGTCGCGTCATCGGCTGGCTGAGGGAGCCGGACCGCTGCGACGCGGAGCTGGTCGACTTCGCCCGGGCGATGTGCGGTGACTCCAAACTGGGCGCGGGAGACCGGCACACCGCCGCCCTGCTCGTGACCGCCCAGGACCTCGCGGACGGCCGTACGCTCCTCACCCGCTCCGCCGTCGAGCGCCTCGGAGAGCTGTTCCGCAAGGCACCGCCGCCCGGCCTGGTCCTGCGGCAGGGCATCGACGAGCGGGTGGGCCACGCCCTCGCCCGGGCGAACCCCCTCGACGTGTGCGACTCCCACGGCGTGCGGATCCTCTTCGCCGCCGGACGGGAACTGCTGCGGCCCTACCGCGCGTACTTCCTGGACGACCGCACCCGCGACCGCCTGCTGCGCGAACTGCCCGAGCAGCCCGCCGAGTTGGCCGCGTACTTCCACATCTGGCGGCCCCGGCAGCGGCACGGCGTCAGCCCGGAATGGAACACGGTCGCCGAGGAACTGCTCGACGAGGTCCTCGCGCCCGTCCTCGCGCACGTGGACGACCATCACCTCGGCCGCGTGGCGACCGTCCTCCAGCGTGAGAACCAGGACGTGCAGGGATGGACGGCGTGGCGCCACCGGATCAGGCAGCGGACCGAGCATCCGACCGCGCCCCAGGACGAGTAGTCCGCCCGTTCGAGCGGCTCCCCCTCGGAAGCCCCCGAAGCCCCCGCCCCCCGCACCCTTCGCGCTCCATAGGAAAGGACCAGCGTGAGCGACACCAGCGACACTGTCGTCGTCGACAACTTCCCCGGCGGAAGCATGGCCAGCCGCCCCGTGCACTTCATCTGGATGCTCGACTGCTCGGGCTCCATGGGAGTGAACGGCAAGATCGGCGAGCTGAACTTCGCCATCCGCGAGGCCATCCCCGAGATGCAGCAGGCCGCCCAGTCCAATCCCGCCGCCTCCCTGCTCGTGCGGGCCATCACCTTCGCCAGCGGGGCGAGCTGGCACGTCAGCGACCCCACCCCGGTCGACCAGTTCTCCTGGGAGGACGTGCACATCTACGGCGGCACGGACATGGGCGCCGCGTTCAAACTGGCCGCCGGTGCGCTCCAGACGCCGCCGATGCCGCAGCGCGCCCTGCCGCCGGTGCTCGCCCTCGCCTCCGACGGGCAGCCCACCGACGACTGGCGGGCCGGGCTGCGCGCCATCGACAGCACCCCGTGGGGCAAGCGGGCCGTGCGCGTCG
This window contains:
- a CDS encoding GTPase-associated protein 1-related protein, with the translated sequence MAIRRRSYRLDQEPETGAVRLIPAGASPGADGQVPGQVPGQDPGQEHPTDLAEFGPAVERVIGAASELSYSLLPDGGRLLCAALPGQRVEALYLSADTPGPGPVWPIDTWRSATWEPGAQETLGAGFIESELPVPEAHFDRELLVEFARERADRVAPFLADVRRLFEDPAGRQIVLVEKDSETVARWVALACASLPEAYVPLLTFTTWTTAPHQSPQQIIGIGPETEFDRTDPATVTYLYRVHDGTGGPQSPPPDRDPWARFTAERWISGNPPRPGPGAMPRPEDAFALLPLIARGGGSGSDGGDGSGGGDGSEGGGAGLTRAPSGADLAGLGEDSLRAVFDDLAGSVARGETDSRTLGELDRLCRGLDDDRARAARPLALALVKHHLDAPRARDILPDLTAFEGLPLGQEAWRQLREEYGDRADDALRRRLSDPLHTWTEPLRLALAVGTDGGPGLDEAMNRLAGALLRPDRGECAHAVRVLDEVGHLPLTRRVLRLLIKDFTERKLDRLRELARSPHGDWLRRHIEEAPLTVRLAAAAAQWHGPPDHLRGAELFKRLTELLPTRKVEDKTTLGLLWHIVWRANPPDRAEQPWIARTCTPRLIVEADLGRRVIGWLREPDRCDAELVDFARAMCGDSKLGAGDRHTAALLVTAQDLADGRTLLTRSAVERLGELFRKAPPPGLVLRQGIDERVGHALARANPLDVCDSHGVRILFAAGRELLRPYRAYFLDDRTRDRLLRELPEQPAELAAYFHIWRPRQRHGVSPEWNTVAEELLDEVLAPVLAHVDDHHLGRVATVLQRENQDVQGWTAWRHRIRQRTEHPTAPQDE
- a CDS encoding vWA domain-containing protein, which translates into the protein MASRPVHFIWMLDCSGSMGVNGKIGELNFAIREAIPEMQQAAQSNPAASLLVRAITFASGASWHVSDPTPVDQFSWEDVHIYGGTDMGAAFKLAAGALQTPPMPQRALPPVLALASDGQPTDDWRAGLRAIDSTPWGKRAVRVAVAIGDDADKSMLKEFLGNPELEPLQAKNPRQLAAAIRWMSTAVVKDASTPKVDDGSRPTTPIDVPSMTKGEDDIW